A genomic stretch from Methylorubrum extorquens includes:
- a CDS encoding putative 5'-nucleotidase (Evidence 3 : Putative function from multiple computational evidences; PubMedId : 16113259; Product type e : enzyme), which yields MATSLAAGDIAIVGYDADNPDDFAFVVLRDIEAGTAISFTDNGWSSSGNALRTSEGTYTYTYTAPKAVAAGTVIQPTSDGSAGGPDSSVYTSALAPSFSFSTDGDQILAYQGTAANPTFLYAINFADGATGFAANGTNANTSALPPGLVLGQTAVALGADNGRYAGTLSGTRDELLTAIGAAGSWSQSDTVRIGAPGYSAFTVTTAPTIPALSIDDVQVAEGDTGTRQLTFTVSLTAAAPSGGVSFDIATADGTATAGSDYVARTLTGQSIAAGQTATTFTVDIPGDTVIEPTETFTVTVSNVRGATLVDGQGTGTLINDDTGPRIGGTAIFEAAPSLQGVSGATATAPPVPTNALQLVRLGAYAATNDPATSAAPNAEVVAYDSSTGRLYIQNTAENRIEIASLDATGALSKAGEILLSGLEQYGAVNSVAVFNGLVAVAYANAAGDAPGRVALFDASGTLLRSLTVGVGPDQIVFTRDGSRILVANEGEQASATSNPVGGVSIIDVSGGAANAAVTATVGFEGLDGSEATLRARGLAIKSGNGAAADIEPEYIAISPDDRFAYVTLQEVNAVAIIDLTNPGTAPIAIQPLGSVNHLLAGNEFDASDRDGPANPQGVGTPSIRIAATPANAPIYGLLQPDAVASFSTGGATYFVTANEGDQRVIGGGDDTGDVARLSSIANSRLTPELQALKADPAYARLNVLLRTGDTDGDGVIDQLHTLGGRGISIFRQNLDGTITKVRETGGEFEKIFAQIAPERFNNDQVTGNTPDDRSDNKGPEPEGITIGTVNGRIYAFVGLERQSGVIVYDVTDPANAAYVSYVPPQPGATTDLGPEVLTFIAADRNPTGTPLLVSANEVANGGAVVYAALPQGFTQEVAFSANSLAVRRAEGDTGETVLTFTVERSNGTLGAVTFTAEITGSGANAADGSDFAGAPALPLTVTGTIAAGAASAQVSVRVQADAVPEADETFALTLRSASSNQPGIAAAVRPAAGTATGTIVNDDASLISAVQGAGAASPLVGRTVTVEAIVVGDFQNGDADAKRNLGGFYLQEEAADQDGNPLTSEGVFVFEGTGNRLVDVNEGDRVRVTGTVTEFNGETQIAVSNAAAVQVVRAGALSPAEVKAAAVAVELPAAGVIGTGTTAQPDLERYEGMLVRFAQTLSISEQFNLDRFNEIRLAAGGRTETFTNEFEPNAAAYAAYLAQTAARSITYDDGFNTQNQPVENLDGFGPVYATATAPRMGDTVTGLTGTLGFGPAGAYRVRAIDDGDNRFVTANPRPTEPDPVGGTLKVGSLNVLNYFTTLDTGSAARTAIGLEPRGANSPEELARQTEKLVTTLIGTGADVLGLTEIENQFRPGDPGNALEYLVGQLNLRAGAGTYASVNPGAQLDQGQFLGGDAIAVGFIYKPSKVSVAMNTTIERLDDTDVAAFNPALLEQSTLGRLFNGGNTSRAALAVTFNEIATGEDFTAIINHFKSKGGTGTGADADQGDGQGAWQQQRELAATALAQWVSMRPTGTQDSDALLLGDFNAYLKEDALDILKASGFTNLAEDRIANPYSYVFDGAYGALDHALASASLNRQVTGVTEWHINADEADAIDYNLDFGRSPSSFDGRSPARESDHDPVLVGLRLDQTAPVLVASTPADDAARVAVNADIVLRFSEAVRAGTGSITLTDGAGDLRTIAVSDTAQVAIAGDTVTINPSADLRPGTAYDVIVPAGAFTDAAGNASAAIPQNRLDFTTEQAKPMTYTLQILHASDWEGGLLATQRAANFAAIVDRLEDTTPNSITLSTGDAWIPSPFYIAGADPQMAATYNGVYNQFYGLSGAGAYGRLAASPGRADITIQNIVGVQAAVFGNHEFDGGPTEVANIIGANLGAAAGAADDTWLGAQFPYLSVNLNFSREAALSGLVHRDGDGATFAQTGPTSTQTGTGADKIARSTILVENGERIAVIGATTQINPLISTLGNVTVDGFTGRDEIALLASQINAEVDRVLAANPGLNKVIVGTHLQALSNEQALAPLLRNVDVLIGGGSHTLLADADDRLLSGDRAGGGYPQFFTNASGQTLALVNTASEYSYVGRLNVTLDDQGHVIRDSINPATSGAVAVDDTTVTQLYGSTAAAFTPGSKGFLVQQVIEGLDVNNDGIQETAGIADIIRQQDGNILGRSSVYLEGRRGEVRTEETNLGNLTADANLWYAKQFDGAVAVSIKNGGGIRDSIGSFSTTGGSTAELPPAANPAAGKAAGDISQLDVTNSLRFNNALAMVTVTASELERVLEHAVSSAAPGATPGAFPQIGGISFSFDATRQAQTVDVNGTVTREGQRIISAAIVDVDGFLVDTLVQDGQLVGDANRSIRAVTLDFLTTGTSTAPGLGGDNYPFPAYGENRVALSSAAPASLPNAATFAAQGSEQDALAEYLKAFHSVTPFAQSDTAQAADARIQNLAARSDSVLARGVSRTGAEDNDVLQGTPFADRLFGGAGDDIIVNSAGDDVLSGGRGNDTLVFNTSFASVTVTEAGSLTAITGPDGRDLVSGFERYLFSDATIVVNDGQPLVDDLFYLSRNKDVFQAGQDADAHYTQYGAREGRDPNAFFSTKGYLAANPEVRASGANPLDHYEQAGWKEGRDPGVRFDNEFYLAANPDVKAAGLNPLAHYLANGQAEGRAIHDAVGRSGDIRGGFDAEYYLLAHADVAQAAGTTDTFAFAARHFEQYGWQEGRNPNAVFDTKGYLAAYGDVKAAGVNPLTHFEQYGWKEGRDPSVSFDSSTYLSTYTDVAAAKIDPMQHFLQDGLYEGRSTFTDGTFGGGTLG from the coding sequence ATGGCCACGAGCCTTGCCGCCGGTGACATCGCCATCGTCGGGTACGATGCGGACAACCCCGACGATTTCGCTTTCGTCGTCCTGCGGGACATTGAGGCCGGCACAGCCATCAGCTTCACAGATAACGGCTGGAGTTCGAGCGGCAACGCGCTTCGCACCAGCGAGGGCACCTACACCTACACCTACACGGCGCCGAAGGCCGTTGCGGCCGGCACCGTCATCCAGCCGACATCCGACGGCAGCGCGGGCGGCCCCGACAGCTCCGTCTACACGTCGGCCCTCGCCCCGAGCTTCTCGTTCAGCACCGACGGCGACCAGATCCTGGCCTATCAGGGCACCGCCGCGAACCCGACCTTCCTGTACGCGATCAACTTCGCCGACGGAGCAACCGGCTTCGCGGCCAACGGCACGAACGCCAACACCTCGGCCCTGCCGCCCGGCCTCGTCCTCGGGCAGACCGCCGTCGCGCTGGGCGCCGACAATGGCCGCTACGCCGGCACCCTCTCGGGCACCCGCGACGAGCTCCTGACCGCGATCGGCGCCGCCGGATCCTGGTCCCAGAGCGACACGGTCCGCATCGGCGCCCCCGGCTACAGCGCCTTCACGGTCACCACCGCGCCGACCATCCCGGCCCTGTCGATCGACGACGTGCAGGTGGCCGAGGGCGATACCGGCACCCGGCAGCTGACCTTCACGGTCTCCCTGACGGCGGCGGCCCCGTCGGGCGGCGTCAGCTTCGACATCGCGACCGCCGACGGCACCGCCACCGCCGGCAGCGACTACGTCGCCCGGACCCTCACCGGCCAGTCCATCGCGGCCGGCCAGACCGCCACGACCTTCACGGTGGACATCCCCGGCGACACGGTGATCGAGCCGACCGAGACCTTCACGGTCACGGTCTCGAACGTCCGGGGCGCCACGCTGGTCGACGGCCAGGGCACCGGCACCCTCATCAACGACGATACCGGCCCGCGCATCGGCGGCACCGCGATCTTCGAGGCGGCCCCCTCGCTCCAGGGCGTCTCCGGCGCCACGGCCACGGCGCCCCCGGTGCCGACGAACGCGCTTCAACTGGTGCGTCTCGGCGCCTACGCCGCGACCAACGATCCGGCGACGTCGGCCGCCCCCAACGCGGAGGTGGTGGCCTACGATTCCAGCACCGGCCGCCTCTACATTCAGAATACTGCCGAGAACCGCATCGAGATCGCCTCGCTCGACGCCACCGGCGCCCTGAGCAAGGCCGGCGAGATCCTGCTGTCCGGTCTCGAGCAATACGGTGCGGTGAACTCGGTCGCGGTCTTCAACGGCCTCGTGGCGGTCGCCTACGCCAACGCGGCCGGCGATGCGCCGGGCCGGGTCGCCCTGTTCGATGCCAGCGGGACGCTGCTGCGCTCGCTGACCGTCGGCGTCGGCCCGGACCAGATCGTGTTCACGCGCGACGGCAGCCGGATCCTCGTCGCCAACGAGGGCGAGCAGGCGAGCGCGACCAGCAACCCGGTCGGCGGCGTCTCGATCATCGACGTCTCGGGCGGTGCGGCCAACGCCGCCGTCACGGCGACGGTCGGCTTCGAAGGGCTCGACGGCAGCGAGGCCACCCTTCGCGCCCGCGGCCTTGCCATCAAGTCGGGCAACGGCGCGGCGGCCGACATCGAGCCCGAATACATCGCGATCTCGCCCGACGACCGCTTCGCCTACGTCACTCTGCAGGAGGTGAACGCCGTCGCGATCATCGATCTGACCAATCCCGGCACGGCTCCCATCGCGATCCAACCGCTCGGGTCGGTGAACCATTTGCTGGCCGGAAACGAGTTCGACGCCTCCGACCGCGACGGGCCCGCCAACCCGCAAGGCGTCGGCACGCCCTCGATCCGCATCGCGGCGACGCCCGCCAACGCCCCGATCTACGGCCTGCTTCAGCCGGACGCGGTGGCGAGCTTCTCGACGGGCGGCGCGACCTACTTCGTCACGGCCAACGAGGGCGACCAGCGCGTCATCGGCGGCGGCGATGACACGGGCGATGTCGCCCGGCTCAGCAGCATCGCCAACAGCCGCCTGACCCCGGAGCTTCAGGCGCTGAAGGCCGACCCGGCCTATGCCCGCCTCAACGTCCTGCTGCGCACGGGCGACACCGACGGCGACGGCGTGATCGACCAGCTCCACACGCTGGGCGGGCGCGGCATCTCGATCTTCCGCCAGAACCTCGACGGCACGATCACCAAGGTGCGCGAGACCGGCGGCGAATTCGAGAAGATCTTCGCGCAGATCGCGCCGGAACGGTTCAACAACGATCAGGTCACCGGCAACACGCCGGACGACCGTTCGGACAACAAGGGCCCCGAGCCCGAAGGCATCACGATCGGGACGGTCAACGGGCGGATCTACGCCTTCGTCGGCCTGGAGCGGCAGAGCGGCGTCATCGTCTACGACGTGACCGACCCGGCCAACGCGGCCTACGTCTCCTACGTCCCGCCCCAGCCCGGCGCGACCACCGATCTCGGCCCGGAGGTGCTGACCTTCATCGCCGCCGACCGCAACCCGACGGGCACGCCCCTTCTCGTCAGCGCCAACGAGGTCGCCAACGGTGGCGCGGTCGTCTACGCGGCCCTGCCCCAGGGCTTCACCCAGGAGGTCGCTTTTTCCGCGAACTCGCTCGCCGTGAGGCGGGCGGAGGGCGATACGGGTGAGACCGTGCTCACCTTCACGGTCGAGCGCAGCAACGGCACGCTGGGCGCCGTCACCTTCACCGCCGAGATCACCGGCAGCGGTGCGAACGCGGCCGACGGAAGCGACTTCGCCGGTGCCCCGGCCCTGCCGCTGACGGTGACGGGCACGATCGCCGCCGGCGCCGCCTCCGCGCAGGTCAGCGTCCGCGTCCAGGCGGATGCCGTGCCGGAGGCGGACGAGACCTTCGCCCTGACCCTGCGCAGCGCCAGTTCGAACCAGCCCGGCATCGCGGCGGCGGTGCGCCCGGCGGCGGGCACCGCGACGGGCACGATCGTCAACGACGACGCGAGCCTGATCTCGGCGGTGCAGGGGGCCGGCGCGGCGAGCCCGCTGGTCGGCCGGACCGTCACGGTCGAGGCGATCGTCGTCGGCGACTTCCAGAACGGCGATGCCGACGCCAAGCGCAACCTCGGCGGCTTCTACCTGCAGGAAGAGGCGGCCGACCAGGACGGCAACCCGCTGACCTCGGAGGGCGTCTTCGTCTTCGAGGGCACCGGCAACCGCCTCGTCGATGTCAACGAGGGTGACCGGGTGCGCGTCACCGGCACCGTGACCGAGTTCAACGGCGAGACCCAGATCGCGGTCTCGAACGCCGCGGCGGTCCAGGTGGTCCGCGCCGGTGCGCTGAGCCCGGCCGAGGTCAAGGCCGCGGCGGTCGCCGTCGAACTGCCGGCGGCGGGGGTCATCGGCACCGGCACCACCGCGCAGCCCGATCTGGAGCGCTACGAGGGCATGCTGGTCCGCTTCGCCCAGACCCTCTCGATCTCCGAGCAGTTCAACCTCGACCGCTTCAACGAGATCCGCCTCGCCGCCGGCGGCCGGACCGAGACCTTCACCAACGAATTCGAGCCGAACGCGGCGGCCTACGCCGCCTATCTCGCCCAGACGGCGGCGCGCTCGATCACCTACGACGACGGCTTCAACACCCAGAACCAGCCGGTCGAGAATCTGGACGGCTTCGGCCCGGTCTATGCCACCGCGACGGCGCCGCGCATGGGCGACACCGTGACCGGGCTCACCGGCACCCTCGGCTTCGGCCCGGCCGGCGCCTACCGCGTGCGGGCGATCGACGACGGCGACAACCGCTTCGTCACGGCCAACCCGCGCCCCACCGAGCCCGACCCCGTAGGCGGCACGCTCAAGGTCGGCAGCCTCAACGTCCTCAACTACTTCACCACCCTCGACACCGGTTCGGCCGCCCGCACGGCGATCGGTCTCGAGCCGCGCGGCGCGAACTCGCCGGAGGAACTCGCCCGGCAGACGGAAAAGCTCGTCACGACCCTGATCGGCACCGGGGCGGACGTGCTCGGCCTGACCGAGATCGAGAACCAGTTCCGCCCGGGCGACCCTGGCAACGCGCTGGAATACCTCGTCGGTCAACTCAACCTGCGCGCGGGCGCCGGCACCTACGCCTCCGTGAATCCGGGCGCCCAGCTCGACCAAGGCCAGTTCCTCGGCGGCGACGCGATTGCGGTCGGCTTCATCTACAAGCCGAGCAAGGTCAGCGTGGCGATGAACACCACGATCGAGCGGCTCGACGATACGGACGTGGCGGCCTTCAACCCGGCCCTGCTGGAGCAGAGCACCCTCGGGCGCCTCTTCAACGGCGGGAACACCAGCCGTGCCGCGCTCGCGGTCACCTTCAACGAGATCGCCACCGGCGAGGACTTCACCGCAATCATCAACCACTTCAAGTCGAAGGGCGGCACCGGGACCGGCGCGGATGCCGACCAGGGCGACGGCCAGGGCGCCTGGCAGCAGCAGCGCGAACTCGCGGCCACGGCTTTGGCCCAGTGGGTCTCGATGCGGCCGACGGGCACCCAGGACAGCGACGCGCTCCTGCTCGGCGACTTCAACGCCTATCTCAAGGAGGACGCGCTCGACATCCTCAAGGCGTCCGGGTTCACCAACCTCGCCGAGGACCGTATCGCCAACCCGTATTCCTACGTCTTCGATGGGGCCTACGGCGCGCTCGACCACGCCCTGGCCAGCGCGAGCCTGAACCGGCAGGTCACCGGCGTCACCGAGTGGCACATCAACGCCGACGAGGCGGACGCGATCGACTACAACCTCGATTTCGGCCGCTCGCCCAGCTCCTTCGACGGCCGCTCGCCCGCGCGGGAATCCGACCACGATCCCGTCCTCGTCGGCCTGCGCCTCGACCAGACCGCGCCGGTCCTCGTCGCCTCGACGCCGGCCGACGACGCCGCGCGGGTGGCCGTGAACGCCGACATCGTCCTGCGCTTCAGCGAGGCGGTCCGGGCCGGCACCGGCAGCATCACCCTCACCGACGGCGCCGGCGACCTGCGCACCATCGCGGTCTCGGACACCGCGCAGGTCGCGATCGCGGGCGACACCGTGACGATCAACCCGAGCGCCGATCTGCGGCCCGGGACCGCCTACGACGTGATCGTGCCGGCCGGCGCCTTCACGGACGCGGCCGGCAACGCCTCCGCCGCCATCCCCCAGAACCGCCTCGACTTCACCACTGAGCAGGCCAAACCGATGACCTACACGCTCCAGATCCTGCACGCCTCGGACTGGGAGGGCGGGCTGCTCGCGACCCAGCGCGCGGCGAACTTCGCGGCCATCGTCGATCGGCTCGAGGATACGACGCCGAACTCGATCACGCTCTCGACCGGCGATGCCTGGATCCCGAGCCCGTTCTACATCGCGGGGGCCGACCCGCAGATGGCGGCGACCTATAACGGCGTCTACAACCAGTTCTACGGGCTGTCCGGCGCCGGCGCCTACGGCCGGCTCGCGGCCTCCCCCGGCCGGGCCGACATCACCATCCAGAACATCGTCGGCGTCCAGGCCGCGGTGTTCGGCAATCACGAGTTCGATGGCGGACCGACGGAGGTCGCCAACATCATCGGCGCCAATCTCGGCGCCGCGGCGGGTGCTGCCGACGACACCTGGCTCGGCGCGCAATTCCCCTACCTGTCGGTCAACCTCAACTTCTCCCGCGAGGCCGCCCTGTCCGGCCTCGTTCACCGCGACGGCGACGGCGCCACCTTCGCCCAGACCGGCCCGACCTCGACTCAGACCGGCACCGGCGCGGACAAGATCGCCCGCTCGACGATCCTCGTCGAGAACGGCGAGCGAATCGCCGTCATCGGCGCGACGACGCAGATCAACCCGCTGATCAGCACGCTCGGCAACGTCACGGTTGATGGGTTCACCGGCCGCGACGAGATCGCGCTGCTGGCGAGCCAGATCAACGCCGAGGTCGACCGGGTGCTCGCGGCCAATCCCGGCCTCAACAAGGTGATCGTCGGCACGCACCTGCAAGCGCTCTCCAATGAGCAGGCGCTGGCCCCGCTCCTGCGCAACGTCGACGTGCTGATCGGCGGCGGCTCCCACACCCTGCTCGCCGATGCCGACGACCGGCTGCTGTCCGGCGATCGGGCGGGCGGCGGCTACCCGCAATTCTTCACCAACGCCAGCGGCCAGACCCTGGCCCTGGTGAACACCGCCTCCGAATATTCCTATGTCGGCCGCCTCAACGTCACCTTAGACGACCAGGGCCACGTGATCCGCGACTCGATCAACCCGGCCACCTCCGGCGCCGTCGCGGTGGACGACACCACGGTGACGCAGCTCTACGGCTCGACCGCCGCCGCCTTCACGCCCGGCTCCAAGGGCTTCCTCGTGCAGCAGGTGATCGAGGGCCTGGACGTCAACAACGACGGCATCCAGGAGACCGCGGGCATCGCCGACATCATCCGCCAGCAGGACGGCAACATCCTCGGCCGCTCCAGCGTGTACCTGGAAGGCCGCCGCGGCGAGGTCCGCACGGAAGAGACCAACCTCGGCAACCTCACGGCGGATGCCAACCTCTGGTACGCCAAGCAGTTCGACGGGGCGGTCGCGGTCTCGATCAAGAACGGCGGCGGCATCCGCGACTCGATCGGCTCGTTCTCGACGACCGGCGGCAGCACGGCGGAGCTTCCCCCGGCCGCCAACCCGGCGGCGGGCAAGGCGGCGGGCGACATCTCGCAGCTCGACGTCACCAACTCGCTGCGCTTCAACAACGCGCTCGCCATGGTCACGGTCACCGCCTCCGAGCTGGAGCGGGTGCTTGAGCACGCCGTCTCCTCGGCCGCTCCGGGTGCGACGCCCGGCGCGTTCCCCCAGATCGGCGGGATCAGCTTCTCGTTCGACGCGACCCGGCAGGCCCAGACCGTGGACGTCAACGGCACCGTCACCCGCGAGGGGCAGCGGATCATTTCGGCGGCAATCGTCGATGTCGACGGCTTTCTCGTCGACACCCTGGTGCAGGACGGCCAGCTCGTCGGCGATGCGAACCGGAGCATCCGCGCGGTGACCCTCGACTTCCTCACCACGGGCACGAGCACGGCCCCGGGGCTCGGCGGCGACAACTACCCCTTCCCGGCCTATGGCGAGAACCGGGTGGCGCTGAGCAGCGCCGCGCCGGCCTCGCTGCCCAACGCCGCGACTTTCGCGGCCCAGGGCAGCGAGCAGGATGCGCTCGCCGAGTACCTCAAGGCGTTCCACAGCGTGACGCCCTTCGCGCAGTCTGACACGGCGCAGGCGGCCGACGCACGGATCCAGAACCTCGCTGCCCGCTCCGACAGCGTGCTCGCCCGCGGCGTCAGCCGGACGGGAGCCGAGGACAACGACGTGCTGCAGGGAACGCCCTTCGCCGACCGCCTCTTCGGCGGCGCGGGCGACGACATCATCGTCAACAGCGCGGGCGACGACGTCCTGTCGGGCGGGCGCGGCAACGACACGCTGGTGTTCAACACAAGCTTCGCGTCGGTCACCGTCACGGAGGCCGGCAGCCTCACGGCCATCACCGGACCGGATGGCCGCGACCTCGTCAGCGGCTTCGAGCGCTACCTGTTCTCCGACGCCACGATCGTGGTGAACGACGGCCAGCCGCTCGTGGACGACCTGTTCTACCTTTCCCGCAACAAGGACGTGTTCCAGGCCGGCCAGGACGCCGACGCGCACTACACCCAATACGGTGCCCGCGAAGGCCGCGACCCGAATGCCTTCTTCTCGACCAAGGGCTATCTGGCGGCCAATCCCGAGGTGAGAGCCTCCGGGGCGAACCCGCTCGACCATTACGAGCAGGCCGGCTGGAAGGAAGGCCGCGATCCGGGCGTGCGCTTCGACAACGAGTTCTATCTCGCGGCCAATCCGGACGTGAAGGCCGCCGGCCTGAACCCGCTCGCGCATTACCTTGCCAATGGCCAGGCCGAGGGCCGCGCGATCCATGACGCCGTCGGACGCAGCGGGGACATCCGCGGCGGCTTCGACGCGGAGTACTACCTGCTCGCCCATGCCGATGTCGCGCAGGCGGCCGGGACCACGGACACCTTCGCCTTCGCTGCCCGCCACTTCGAGCAGTACGGCTGGCAGGAAGGCCGCAACCCGAACGCGGTGTTCGACACCAAGGGCTATCTGGCGGCCTACGGCGACGTGAAGGCAGCGGGCGTCAATCCGCTGACCCATTTCGAACAGTACGGCTGGAAGGAGGGCCGCGACCCCTCCGTCTCGTTCGACTCCTCGACCTACCTCTCGACCTATACCGATGTCGCGGCGGCCAAGATCGACCCGATGCAGCACTTCCTGCAAGACGGGCTCTACGAGGGCCGCTCCACTTTCACGGACGGCACTTTCGGCGGCGGCACCCTCGGCTGA
- a CDS encoding Putative CoxB-related (Evidence 3 : Putative function from multiple computational evidences; PubMedId : 10433972; Product type e : enzyme), translating to MAAAGMVPATPAGAGSVAQPGGSIGIPAGAQIPVGLYFVAVPNYGVRYTFPASSDLNVNTATFALSTPWSVLGARLQFIVFNRSAVSASARGAPSSTGLGQSLYATQLAWNLGNDVGVSYLLGGYVPNSTRFGPQEGSLTHRFAVSYTGNGYNLTANLLYGHFLTDRALNGSRAFPDYLNIDLTATRRFGKFEFGPVAYASADLPVGNVPGYRRQSQLAVGGLVGYNFGPVNVQAYITRDVAERHYGGQETRGWARLIVPIWQDKGEVAPNRTLVTRRQGQ from the coding sequence TTGGCTGCGGCCGGCATGGTGCCGGCAACGCCGGCCGGCGCGGGGTCGGTCGCGCAGCCCGGCGGATCGATCGGCATTCCCGCGGGCGCACAGATTCCCGTCGGTTTGTACTTCGTCGCCGTGCCGAATTACGGCGTCCGCTACACCTTCCCCGCCTCGTCGGATCTCAACGTCAACACGGCCACCTTCGCCCTGTCGACGCCGTGGTCCGTGCTCGGCGCGCGGCTGCAATTCATCGTCTTCAACCGCTCCGCCGTCTCGGCGAGCGCGCGGGGGGCTCCCTCGTCCACCGGCCTGGGCCAGAGCCTGTACGCGACGCAGCTCGCCTGGAACCTCGGCAACGATGTCGGCGTCAGCTATCTCCTGGGCGGCTATGTTCCGAATTCCACCCGCTTCGGCCCTCAGGAAGGCTCGCTGACGCACCGTTTCGCCGTGAGCTACACCGGGAACGGCTACAATCTGACCGCGAACCTGCTCTACGGTCACTTCCTCACCGACCGCGCCCTGAACGGCTCCCGGGCCTTTCCCGACTATCTCAACATCGATCTCACTGCGACGAGGCGATTCGGTAAGTTCGAATTCGGTCCCGTGGCCTATGCTTCGGCCGATCTGCCGGTCGGTAACGTGCCGGGCTACCGGCGCCAGAGCCAGCTCGCGGTCGGCGGGCTGGTCGGCTACAATTTCGGTCCGGTCAACGTTCAGGCCTACATCACCCGCGACGTCGCGGAGCGTCATTACGGCGGCCAGGAGACGCGGGGCTGGGCGCGGCTGATCGTGCCGATCTGGCAGGACAAGGGCGAGGTCGCGCCCAACCGCACGCTCGTGACCCGCCGGCAGGGGCAGTAG
- a CDS encoding protein of unknown function (Evidence 5 : Unknown function): MPIDPPGCATDPAPAGVAGTMPAAAKAKLNRPAALLDAVATLTPPF, encoded by the coding sequence ATGCCGATCGATCCGCCGGGCTGCGCGACCGACCCCGCGCCGGCCGGCGTTGCCGGCACCATGCCGGCCGCAGCCAAGGCCAAGCTCAACCGACCGGCCGCTCTTCTCGATGCAGTAGCCACCCTCACCCCCCCTTTTTAG
- a CDS encoding protein of unknown function (Evidence 5 : Unknown function): MQSCVQKSSLAFDLGSTSLPMLSQIELDQDWEQMPPIIEYGPMIIVELLKNNTTKSCVDASTADYICFYLQTTRTSTAMTRHAT, encoded by the coding sequence ATGCAGTCATGTGTTCAGAAGTCTTCGCTGGCCTTCGACTTGGGTTCGACGTCCCTGCCGATGCTAAGTCAGATCGAACTCGATCAAGACTGGGAGCAAATGCCGCCGATAATCGAGTATGGACCGATGATCATCGTAGAATTGCTGAAGAATAATACTACTAAAAGCTGTGTAGACGCCAGTACCGCCGATTACATTTGCTTTTATTTGCAAACCACCAGAACAAGTACTGCCATGACGCGCCATGCAACCTGA
- a CDS encoding protein of unknown function (Evidence 5 : Unknown function): MAIVTEIRSWHRAPRVGGGSDVRTRLARTLATALRRMAEARYAQQVDRLARSGHGGVL, encoded by the coding sequence GTGGCGATCGTGACGGAAATCAGAAGCTGGCATCGTGCACCGCGGGTCGGGGGTGGCTCGGACGTCCGCACGCGGCTCGCGCGGACGCTGGCGACGGCGCTCCGGCGGATGGCCGAGGCCCGCTACGCGCAGCAGGTCGATCGGCTCGCCCGCTCCGGGCATGGCGGCGTGCTCTGA